A single genomic interval of Gallaecimonas xiamenensis 3-C-1 harbors:
- a CDS encoding peptidoglycan-binding domain-containing protein, which produces MLELQNSVGLSGINLPGDVKLVQILLNLHNTPAKHIGEDGLCGNKTIKAIIAYQNRIMPGWKADGRIDPGGRTFMKLLSEISPKDQDKIALSLHSGKKAKLVKLSPASTQGVNVTYSSTVPANKRLVSDYAIKVVKKALADAGMKKAVITSTLRFPSEQAAIMYRNAKISLAKQKQLYGSNGDKVLDVYAANKTKAQSEVVALMTSKIEELAEDGRKVSKHCTSVEDYGRLNVFDIGVNSTRAADPDHFNLNKLTTALKALATDGYINKLIDETAKSNSCWHLEIQPNKKPLQDKDPS; this is translated from the coding sequence ATGCTAGAGCTGCAAAACTCCGTGGGGTTGTCGGGCATCAACCTGCCCGGTGACGTCAAACTGGTGCAGATACTGCTGAACCTGCACAACACCCCGGCCAAGCACATAGGTGAGGACGGCCTGTGCGGCAATAAGACCATCAAGGCCATCATCGCCTACCAGAACCGCATCATGCCGGGCTGGAAGGCCGATGGCAGGATTGACCCGGGTGGCCGCACCTTTATGAAGCTGCTCAGCGAGATCAGCCCCAAGGACCAGGACAAGATTGCGTTGTCCCTGCATTCGGGCAAGAAAGCCAAGCTGGTCAAGCTCAGCCCGGCGTCCACCCAAGGGGTCAACGTTACCTACAGCAGCACGGTTCCCGCCAACAAACGCCTGGTCAGCGACTACGCCATCAAGGTGGTGAAAAAGGCCTTGGCCGATGCCGGCATGAAAAAGGCGGTGATCACCAGCACCCTGCGCTTCCCGTCCGAACAGGCAGCCATCATGTACCGCAACGCCAAGATCAGCCTGGCCAAGCAAAAGCAGCTCTATGGCAGCAACGGCGACAAGGTGCTGGATGTCTACGCCGCCAATAAGACCAAAGCCCAAAGTGAGGTGGTGGCGCTGATGACCAGCAAGATTGAGGAACTGGCCGAGGACGGGCGCAAGGTGTCCAAGCACTGCACCTCGGTAGAGGATTACGGCCGCCTCAACGTCTTCGACATCGGGGTCAACTCCACCCGGGCCGCCGACCCGGACCATTTCAACCTCAACAAGTTGACCACCGCCCTCAAGGCCTTGGCCACGGACGGTTACATCAATAAACTGATCGACGAGACCGCCAAGAGCAATAGCTGTTGGCACCTGGAGATCCAACCCAACAAGAAGCCCCTGCAAGACAAGGACCCGTCATGA
- the trmL gene encoding tRNA (uridine(34)/cytosine(34)/5-carboxymethylaminomethyluridine(34)-2'-O)-methyltransferase TrmL: protein MLNIVLFQPEIPPNTGNIIRLCANNGCKLHLIKPLGFAFEDKRLRRAGLDYDEFAEVAVHDNLADCLAALPGATVYACTTKGSRSFHLPQYQAGDILLFGPETRGLPMAVIDSLPPAQRIRIPMQPDSRSLNLSNAVAIISYEALRQLGYPGLG, encoded by the coding sequence ATGCTGAATATTGTCTTATTCCAACCGGAAATTCCGCCCAATACCGGCAACATCATCCGGCTTTGCGCCAATAACGGCTGCAAGCTGCACCTGATAAAACCCCTTGGCTTTGCCTTTGAAGACAAAAGGTTGCGCCGGGCCGGCCTGGACTACGACGAGTTTGCCGAGGTGGCGGTGCACGACAATCTGGCCGATTGCCTGGCGGCCTTGCCGGGAGCCACTGTCTATGCCTGCACCACCAAGGGCAGCCGCAGCTTCCACCTGCCCCAGTACCAGGCCGGAGACATACTGCTGTTCGGTCCCGAGACCCGGGGCCTGCCCATGGCGGTCATCGACAGCCTGCCACCGGCCCAGCGCATCCGCATCCCTATGCAGCCCGATTCCCGCAGCCTAAACCTGTCCAACGCCGTGGCCATCATCAGCTACGAAGCCCTGCGCCAACTGGGTTATCCGGGGCTGGGCTAA
- a CDS encoding Spy/CpxP family protein refolding chaperone produces MKSLFKTLTLSSVLLLSAQAMAGDKGPRGPMMSPDAFPVQMLLRERVAEKLALTEAQKTQITALLDSAKANRPSRDDMKAKRAAFKALMDADSFDENQARALLAERSEAQLAHLKLTHQVMQVLSAEQKATLADIKHHRHHRRDE; encoded by the coding sequence ATGAAAAGCCTTTTCAAGACCCTGACCCTCAGTTCGGTGCTGTTGCTCTCCGCCCAGGCCATGGCCGGCGACAAAGGCCCCCGTGGCCCCATGATGAGCCCGGACGCCTTTCCGGTCCAGATGCTGCTCCGTGAGCGGGTCGCCGAAAAACTGGCCCTGACCGAAGCCCAGAAGACCCAGATCACCGCCCTGCTGGACAGCGCCAAGGCCAACAGGCCCAGCCGCGACGACATGAAAGCCAAGCGGGCCGCCTTCAAGGCGCTGATGGACGCCGACAGCTTCGACGAAAACCAGGCCAGGGCCCTGCTGGCCGAGCGCAGCGAGGCGCAACTGGCCCACCTGAAGCTCACTCACCAGGTGATGCAGGTGCTTAGCGCCGAGCAGAAGGCTACACTGGCGGACATCAAGCACCACCGCCACCACCGCCGAGATGAATGA
- a CDS encoding cation diffusion facilitator family transporter, which translates to MNDQYKQLVKRATLASTFVATLLIISKLLAWVLTGSASMLASLTDSLMDVSASLINLFAVRYAMQPADNEHRFGHGKAESLAGIAQAGFIAGSALLLIFNAADRLINPKVLTQTDVGIAVTILALVLTLALISYQGYVVKKTGSQAVKADALHYRSDVLLNLGVLLALVAGAFGLIWADGALALVIGVYILVSAANIALEAGNTLLDRELPEEEKADIMRIVREHPLVHGAHEVRTRQAGPTKFIQMHLELPDDMSLKAAHEVADQVEKALEAAYPGADVIIHQDPLSVLPKGSRA; encoded by the coding sequence ATGAATGATCAATACAAGCAACTGGTAAAACGGGCGACATTGGCTTCCACCTTTGTCGCCACCCTTCTTATCATCAGCAAGCTGCTGGCCTGGGTCCTGACCGGCTCCGCCAGCATGCTCGCTTCCCTCACCGACTCCCTGATGGACGTGTCCGCGTCCCTTATCAACCTGTTCGCGGTGCGCTATGCCATGCAGCCGGCAGACAACGAACACCGCTTCGGCCACGGCAAGGCCGAGTCCCTGGCGGGTATAGCCCAGGCCGGTTTTATTGCCGGTTCGGCCCTGCTGCTGATCTTCAACGCCGCCGACCGGCTGATTAACCCCAAAGTATTGACCCAGACCGACGTCGGCATCGCCGTCACCATACTGGCCTTGGTACTGACCTTGGCTCTGATCAGCTACCAGGGTTATGTGGTCAAGAAGACCGGCTCCCAGGCGGTCAAGGCCGATGCCCTGCACTACCGCTCGGACGTACTGCTCAATCTCGGAGTGCTGCTGGCCCTGGTGGCCGGCGCCTTTGGCCTTATCTGGGCGGACGGCGCCCTGGCCCTGGTGATCGGTGTCTATATCCTGGTGTCGGCGGCCAATATCGCCCTGGAGGCGGGCAATACCCTGCTGGACCGGGAACTGCCGGAAGAGGAGAAGGCGGACATCATGCGCATCGTCCGGGAGCACCCCCTGGTCCACGGCGCCCATGAAGTGCGCACCCGCCAGGCCGGCCCCACCAAGTTCATCCAGATGCACCTGGAACTGCCGGACGACATGTCGTTAAAGGCCGCCCACGAAGTGGCGGACCAGGTAGAAAAGGCCCTGGAAGCGGCTTACCCGGGGGCCGATGTGATCATCCACCAAGACCCCCTGTCGGTACTGCCCAAGGGCAGCCGGGCTTAG